The Sorangiineae bacterium MSr11367 genome window below encodes:
- a CDS encoding thioredoxin family protein: MAGENVIELTDATFDREVLEAELPVLVDFTATWCQPCITIGAMVAEIADENVGRYKVAKVDIDDCPEIAKRYGIRGVPTVIVFESGAKKRQYVGMTNRETLLKLLEA; this comes from the coding sequence ATGGCCGGGGAGAACGTGATCGAACTGACGGACGCGACCTTCGATCGCGAAGTGCTCGAGGCCGAGCTTCCCGTGTTGGTCGACTTCACCGCGACGTGGTGCCAGCCGTGCATCACCATCGGGGCGATGGTGGCCGAGATCGCAGATGAGAACGTCGGACGGTACAAAGTGGCGAAGGTCGACATCGACGATTGCCCCGAAATCGCCAAGCGCTACGGCATCCGCGGAGTTCCCACGGTGATCGTGTTCGAGAGCGGGGCGAAAAAGCGACAGTACGTCGGGATGACGAATCGAGAGACGCTCCTCAAGCTTCTCGAGGCCTGA
- a CDS encoding metallophosphoesterase, translating to MGTFLRVLITVTAVAHVPVAAAFAEMFRRLGAPAPWVLGVLLAAGGVALFVGRSGAGLTDRRRSTTFLRLVDIPFFVHWCAAIFAIIPSIVATLTIPWLGVPRTFYMAVYLTGLVVAGYGILVRRRWFVVKHVTIPIEGLDPALDGLRIAHLSDLHIGAITPKSWGDRWVRAANEQGADVAVITGDMVTSGVDFHEDIAAVVSGLRAPLGVYVSMGNHDYFGEGEPLISMLNAGGAQVLRNEGRVLSRNGKSIYLAAIDDTWTRRDDMFKALQGRPAGVPSILLAHDPEKFLHAAKANVDLTLSGHTHGGQIAVPFLARVLSLSHLTHHFHLGIYRKGRATLYVHPGLGTTGPPIRIGVAPAVVIHTLRAA from the coding sequence ATGGGGACCTTTTTGCGCGTGCTCATCACGGTCACGGCGGTTGCGCACGTGCCGGTGGCCGCCGCGTTCGCCGAGATGTTTCGGCGCCTCGGCGCGCCCGCCCCGTGGGTGCTCGGCGTACTGCTCGCGGCGGGCGGCGTCGCCCTGTTCGTCGGGCGCTCGGGCGCGGGGCTGACGGATCGGCGCCGCTCGACGACGTTCTTGCGCCTGGTGGACATTCCGTTCTTCGTCCATTGGTGCGCGGCGATTTTCGCGATCATCCCGTCGATCGTGGCCACGCTCACCATTCCGTGGCTCGGCGTGCCGAGGACGTTTTACATGGCCGTGTACCTGACGGGGCTGGTCGTGGCGGGGTATGGCATCCTCGTTCGGCGCCGTTGGTTCGTGGTGAAGCACGTGACCATCCCGATCGAGGGACTCGATCCGGCGCTGGACGGGCTGCGCATTGCGCACCTGTCGGACCTGCACATCGGGGCCATCACGCCGAAGTCGTGGGGCGATCGCTGGGTGCGGGCGGCCAACGAGCAAGGTGCCGACGTGGCGGTCATCACGGGCGACATGGTCACCAGCGGCGTGGACTTCCACGAGGACATCGCCGCCGTGGTGAGCGGACTGCGTGCGCCGCTCGGTGTGTACGTGTCGATGGGCAACCACGATTACTTCGGCGAGGGCGAGCCGCTCATCTCGATGCTGAACGCGGGGGGTGCCCAGGTACTGCGCAACGAAGGGCGCGTGCTGTCACGCAATGGGAAGAGCATTTACCTCGCGGCCATCGATGACACGTGGACACGGCGCGATGACATGTTCAAAGCGCTGCAGGGGCGACCCGCCGGTGTGCCGAGCATTCTGCTGGCGCACGATCCGGAGAAGTTTCTGCACGCCGCCAAGGCCAATGTGGATTTGACCTTGAGCGGGCACACGCACGGCGGGCAGATCGCGGTGCCGTTTCTCGCGCGCGTGCTTTCGCTGTCGCACCTGACACACCACTTTCACCTGGGCATTTACCGCAAGGGTCGGGCGACCCTTTACGTGCACCCGGGGTTGGGGACGACGGGCCCGCCGATCCGCATCGGTGTGGCCCCGGCCGTGGTGATTCACACGCTGCGCGCGGCCTGA
- a CDS encoding EamA family transporter — translation MMRSRDIALAVLVMAVWGFNFIAIHVGLGHFPPLLFCALRFGLSAIPALFFVGRPQVAWRWVFAVALALGVVKFSLLFAGMAAGMPAGLSALVLQSQAFFTMIFAVLLLRERLSTRQVAGMVIAALGIALVAVRLGPDRPAHAFVLCIAAAAAWGVANIALRKAAAPDMLRFMVWVSAAAAPVLVVLSLLVEGPAADLAALQSIDVAGVGALVYIAFVSTLFGFGVWGSLIRQYGASTVAPFSMLVPFFAMGSGALVLGESLHATDILGGATVLFGVLFGTLPRRGRAGEGGPIHQAARSV, via the coding sequence ATGATGCGTTCTCGGGACATTGCACTCGCCGTTCTGGTGATGGCGGTGTGGGGCTTCAACTTCATCGCCATCCACGTCGGACTCGGCCATTTTCCGCCGCTGCTTTTCTGCGCCCTTCGGTTCGGGCTCTCGGCCATTCCGGCCCTCTTTTTCGTCGGCCGCCCGCAGGTTGCGTGGCGCTGGGTCTTTGCCGTCGCGCTCGCCCTCGGCGTGGTGAAGTTCTCGCTGCTCTTCGCCGGAATGGCGGCGGGCATGCCTGCCGGTCTCTCGGCGCTGGTGCTGCAGAGCCAAGCGTTCTTCACGATGATCTTCGCCGTCTTGCTCCTGCGCGAGCGGCTCTCCACGCGTCAGGTCGCGGGCATGGTCATCGCGGCCCTGGGCATCGCCCTGGTGGCCGTGCGCCTCGGTCCGGATCGCCCTGCCCATGCCTTCGTGCTCTGCATCGCGGCCGCCGCGGCGTGGGGCGTGGCCAACATCGCCCTGCGCAAAGCTGCGGCCCCGGACATGCTGCGCTTCATGGTCTGGGTGAGCGCGGCTGCGGCGCCCGTGCTCGTGGTCCTCTCGCTTCTCGTCGAAGGCCCCGCCGCCGATCTCGCCGCGCTCCAGTCGATCGACGTCGCCGGTGTCGGCGCGCTCGTCTACATCGCCTTCGTGTCGACGTTGTTCGGGTTCGGCGTTTGGGGCTCGCTCATCCGCCAATACGGCGCCTCCACCGTGGCCCCGTTCTCGATGCTCGTGCCCTTCTTCGCCATGGGCTCGGGCGCCCTCGTTCTGGGCGAGTCGCTCCATGCCACGGACATCCTTGGTGGCGCCACGGTTCTATTCGGTGTGCTTTTCGGCACCCTCCCCCGCAGGGGGAGGGCCGGGGAGGGGGGGCCCATCCATCAGGCCGCGCGCAGCGTGTGA
- a CDS encoding LysR family transcriptional regulator, with translation MIELGRLRALSAVATYGTVFAAADVLHCTPSAVSQHITKLEQETGTNLFEKDGRKLRLTDAGRLLAEHAGLVLAAVERAEAALAAHHTTVSGRVTIASFATGCRALLPQALKRLAKEHPQLETELLESNPHESLDLLARGEVDLALVDEWPEVPFPFPPGVEHTELGLDHADLVVPASHPLAQRKRPVKLAQVTEERWVASTASTNCYEWLMRVMPGLRPSFLVEEFETQLTLVATGLCIAAIPRLARISVPSGVIILPIDPMPARHVIVAWRAASQERPAVLATVAALRKAWEKRVTAA, from the coding sequence ATGATCGAACTGGGACGCCTTCGGGCCCTGTCCGCGGTCGCGACGTACGGAACCGTGTTTGCCGCGGCGGACGTGCTGCACTGCACACCGTCGGCGGTGTCGCAGCACATCACCAAGTTGGAGCAGGAAACGGGGACGAACCTGTTCGAGAAGGACGGCCGCAAGCTTCGCCTCACCGATGCGGGCCGCCTCCTCGCCGAGCACGCGGGGCTGGTGCTCGCCGCGGTGGAGCGCGCGGAGGCCGCGCTGGCCGCGCACCACACGACGGTTTCGGGGCGGGTGACCATTGCATCGTTTGCCACGGGGTGCCGCGCCCTGCTTCCCCAGGCCTTGAAGCGGCTGGCCAAAGAGCATCCGCAACTCGAGACGGAGCTGCTCGAGTCCAATCCGCACGAGAGTCTCGACTTGCTCGCGCGCGGCGAGGTCGATCTCGCATTGGTCGACGAATGGCCCGAGGTACCGTTTCCGTTCCCGCCCGGCGTGGAGCACACCGAGTTGGGGCTCGATCATGCGGACTTGGTGGTACCGGCGAGTCACCCACTCGCGCAACGGAAACGGCCGGTCAAGCTCGCGCAGGTAACCGAAGAGCGATGGGTGGCATCGACGGCGAGCACGAATTGCTACGAATGGCTCATGCGCGTCATGCCGGGCCTGCGTCCCTCGTTCCTGGTGGAGGAGTTCGAAACGCAATTGACCTTGGTGGCCACGGGGCTCTGCATCGCGGCCATCCCGCGACTCGCGCGCATCTCCGTCCCCTCGGGCGTCATCATCTTGCCCATCGATCCCATGCCCGCCCGCCACGTGATCGTCGCCTGGCGCGCGGCCTCCCAGGAACGCCCCGCCGTCCTGGCAACCGTGGCCGCGTTGCGAAAGGCTTGGGAAAAGCGCGTCACCGCCGCATGA